A genomic window from Serratia liquefaciens includes:
- the cysA gene encoding sulfate/thiosulfate ABC transporter ATP-binding protein CysA — translation MSIEINGINKFFGRTKVLNDISLDIASGEMVALLGPSGSGKTTLLRIIAGLESQSGGKLGFHGTDVSHVHARDRRVGFVFQHYALFRHMTVFDNIAFGLSVLPRRERPNAAAIKQKVTQLLEMVQLGHLANRYPSQLSGGQKQRVALARALAVEPQILLLDEPFGALDAQVRKELRRWLRQLHEELKFTSVFVTHDQEEAMEVADRIVVMSQGNIEQVGSPEEIVREPASRFVLEFMGEVNRLSGEIRGSQLFVGAHQWPLSFQPMHQGKVDLFLRPWEMEVGTESSERCPLPVQVLEISPRGHFWQMTVQPIGWHQEPISVVLPDGNEPPVRGGRYYVGSLNARLYAGDRLLQPVALAKSA, via the coding sequence ATGAGCATTGAGATTAACGGTATCAACAAGTTTTTCGGTCGTACCAAGGTATTGAACGATATCTCGCTCGATATTGCCTCCGGTGAGATGGTGGCGTTGTTGGGGCCGTCGGGCTCCGGCAAAACCACGCTGCTGCGTATTATCGCCGGGCTGGAAAGCCAGAGCGGCGGCAAGCTGGGCTTCCACGGTACCGACGTCAGCCATGTGCATGCCCGCGATCGCCGGGTGGGTTTCGTGTTCCAGCATTATGCGCTGTTCCGCCATATGACCGTGTTCGACAACATTGCCTTTGGCCTGAGCGTGCTGCCGCGTCGTGAACGTCCGAATGCCGCGGCAATCAAACAAAAAGTGACCCAACTGCTGGAGATGGTGCAGCTTGGCCATTTGGCTAACCGCTATCCGTCACAGCTTTCCGGCGGCCAGAAGCAACGCGTGGCTTTGGCTCGTGCACTGGCGGTAGAGCCGCAGATTTTGCTGCTGGACGAACCTTTCGGCGCGTTGGATGCGCAGGTGCGTAAAGAACTGCGCCGGTGGCTGCGACAGCTGCATGAAGAACTGAAGTTTACCAGCGTGTTCGTCACCCACGATCAGGAAGAGGCGATGGAAGTGGCCGACCGTATCGTGGTGATGAGCCAGGGCAATATTGAACAGGTAGGGTCGCCGGAAGAAATTGTCCGCGAACCGGCCAGCCGCTTTGTGCTGGAATTTATGGGCGAAGTGAACCGCCTGAGCGGAGAAATCCGTGGCTCGCAGCTGTTCGTCGGCGCGCACCAGTGGCCGCTGTCGTTCCAGCCGATGCATCAGGGCAAGGTGGATCTGTTCCTGCGGCCTTGGGAAATGGAAGTGGGCACCGAGAGCAGCGAACGCTGCCCGTTGCCGGTGCAGGTGCTGGAGATCAGTCCGCGTGGCCACTTCTGGCAGATGACCGTTCAGCCGATCGGTTGGCACCAGGAACCTATCAGCGTAGTGTTGCCCGACGGCAACGAGCCGCCGGTTCGCGGTGGCCGTTATTACGTCGGCAGCCTGAATGCGCGCCTGTACGCCGGCGATCGGTTGCTACAACCTGTTGCGTTAGCTAAAAGCGCCTGA
- the cysW gene encoding sulfate/thiosulfate ABC transporter permease CysW: MADISEFNGVERPRVNWGKWTLIGIGVLFSVLLLVVPIISIFAEAFSKGAGAMWSNLVDRDMLHAIWLTVLIALITVPFNLVFGTLLAWLVTRFTFPGRQLLLTLIDIPFAVSPVVAGLIYLLFYGSNGLLGGWLDAHNIQIMFSWPGMVLVTIFVTCPFVVRELVPMMLSQGSQEDEAAILLGASGWQMFRRVTLPNIRWALLYGVVLTNARAIGEFGAVSVVSGSIRGETFSLPLQVELLQQDYNTVGSFTAAGLLTLMAIVTLFLKSGLQWRLERQNARLEREENHEH, encoded by the coding sequence ATGGCGGATATCTCTGAGTTCAACGGCGTCGAACGCCCGCGCGTCAATTGGGGCAAGTGGACGCTGATCGGTATCGGCGTGCTGTTTTCGGTATTGCTGCTGGTGGTGCCGATCATTTCGATTTTCGCCGAAGCCTTTTCCAAAGGCGCCGGCGCGATGTGGAGCAATCTGGTCGATCGCGACATGTTGCACGCTATCTGGCTGACGGTACTGATTGCCCTGATTACCGTGCCGTTCAACCTGGTGTTCGGCACCTTGCTGGCCTGGTTGGTGACGCGGTTCACTTTCCCGGGCCGCCAGCTGCTGCTGACGCTGATCGACATTCCGTTTGCCGTGTCACCGGTGGTGGCGGGGCTGATTTACCTGCTGTTTTACGGCAGCAATGGCCTGCTGGGCGGTTGGCTGGACGCGCACAATATCCAGATCATGTTCTCCTGGCCGGGCATGGTGTTGGTAACCATTTTCGTGACCTGTCCGTTCGTGGTGCGTGAGCTGGTGCCGATGATGCTCAGCCAGGGTAGCCAGGAAGACGAGGCCGCCATTTTACTGGGCGCTTCCGGTTGGCAGATGTTCCGCCGGGTCACGTTGCCGAACATTCGCTGGGCGCTGTTGTACGGCGTGGTGCTGACCAATGCGCGCGCCATTGGCGAATTCGGCGCGGTCTCGGTGGTGTCCGGTTCTATTCGCGGCGAGACCTTTAGCCTGCCGCTGCAGGTCGAGTTATTGCAACAGGATTACAACACTGTTGGCTCCTTTACCGCCGCCGGGTTACTGACCCTGATGGCGATAGTGACCCTATTTTTGAAGAGTGGCCTGCAATGGCGTCTGGAACGTCAGAATGCACGTCTCGAGCGGGAGGAAAATCATGAGCATTGA